The genomic interval GCTGGCGGGCACGGGTGGGATGATGGAGCAGTACGGTGGAATGGTGGCCGCCAACCGGGCCAGATGCGTGTCGTCCTGTGCCTGGCAGGGTCTTTCGGCCAGATGGTAGCGCTCGGTGAAGCGGACGTTGGCGGCGGTGATCCGGATCAGCTCTTTCTGACAGGGGAGATCCATGCGCGACCCGCGCACCTGGAGATAGTCGAAAAGACCAATGGCTGCCAGCACGATACCCACCACGAGAATGGGCAGGTAGTAGGGCGACAGGATGTTATCGCGCAGGTGCGTGAGCACATGGGCCAAGGCCACCATAGCCAAGCCCCAGCGCAAGAGCTTCATGGAAGTTCGCGCCCGGGCATGGGCGGTACGATGGGCCGCGAGCTTGGTCCGCCATAGGGCCATGGTATTGCGCCAGTAGGCGAGCCCAGTGCGCTCGATACCGATGAGCAGCGGTGCCGCAGCATGCAGATAGTCCTGAATATACCAATGGATATCCTCGCGCAGGGCAACCCGGAACTCGTAGTTCGCTGCCGACAGGGTCGTGCGCACCTGGGCGCGCATGGTGGGGCTGTCGGGTACGGCCGCTGCCACCACCACCGTATCGCCCAGCTGGCGCACCGGAAACCAGGCCTCGGCCCTGAGCATCTTGGGGTCGAGTCCAGCAAAGAGGCTCGTCGGTACCGGCAGACGCTCGTCGTACTGGACGAAGGGACAAGCGTAATGGCGGGAAAGGACCTCGAGCAGGGCACAGCGCGAGAGCCCAAAATCCCGGAGCAGGACACGCTCCACCGGAATCTGGCGGCGGCTGGCACTTTCCTGGGCTGCCTGCCATTGCGCGGGACTGAGGTGGCCCGAGTCCACCAGGCCAGCATAGGGAGAGGGCTCAGGATTCACGATGGTAGTGCTCCCGTGTCCACATGCTTTTGGGCAGGCTGTAGTCGGCATCGGCAATTTCGAAATGCGGCGCCACGAAGGGCGAACGCCGCTTGGCGCGTTCCGCCGGAAGGTACCAGAACAGGCCGTCCACGATCAGGTAGAGACCGACGAGCACGAGGCCAGCATCGAAAAGGGTCCACCAGAGATCTTCCTGCCGTGCGAAATGAAAATAGATGTAAAGACCTGCGCCCACGGTCATGAGGCTGAAGCCGGTGCGGATGAAGGCCATTCCCGTGCGCGCACGCGCCATGACCGTGCGCAGGCGCGACATGGCATTGCGCTTGTCCGCCAGGGTGGTGCGCTCCAGGGCAAGGCCGGTGGTGGCATAGACACCGGGCTGGGCCGCGACCCCGCTGGCCTCGGCGACGGGATCCACACCCTGTCGGTACAGGCAGGAGGAAGGGAAAATGCGATCCCACAGCCCCACGTGATCGCGCTTCTTGGCGACGACGGCGAGGGCATGATTGGCGGCGTGACGGCCCGGGTGATACCAGAGGAAGCCCTCGACGAGCATGACGATACCGATGCCAATGAGACTCCAGTCGAAGACCGACCAGGGCCCCGGCGGAAACTTCCGGACGAAGGCGATACCGATACCGGCAAAGGCGATCCCCGTGCGGGCGAAGGCCAGTCCAGTGCGGGCGCGGGCCATCATCACCCGCAGATACGCCAGGATGGTACGCTCCTCAGCGAGGTCCGTGCGGTCGTTGGCCAAAAAGCGGCGACGCTCTACCGGGGAAAGCGCATCCCAGTCTTCGCGCAGGGCCGTTGCCGTGGGCACCACGGGGCTGCGCCGAAAACGCCACCTGCCGTCAGCGGTGTCCACCTCCAGTGCGCTGTATTCGGGAGGGATGTCGTACGGCGGGTAATCCCGGATCTGTCGCGACTCACGCCGGGCTGGCCAGTACCAGAGAATGCCATCGATGATGGCAAGCACACCCAGCACCAGTAGCGGCAATTCGAAAAAGAGCAGGGTACCGCCACCAAAAAACCGGAGAAAGGCGACGGCGATACTGATGAAGGTCAGGCCAGTGCGCGCCAGGGCAAGTCCCGTCCGGCTCCGGGCAAAGCGCGTCCGTTGGGCGGCATAGCGGGTGCGCAGGGCGGCCAGGTAGGTGCGCACCCTGGCCAGAGGTGTGCGCCCACCGGAAACCGGGAAGTGTGCGTTGAGGTCGGCACTGTTCTCGATGAGGCGGACGAGATCTTCACGGGTGGCCACGCGAAAGCGCAGTTCCGAAACCCCGAGGACATTCCGGATGTGCTCCACCAAGGCGGGATTCTCGGGGTCACAAACGATGACCTCGGCGCGGTCTTTATCCCAGGAGATGGGTAACCAGAGTTCGCGGCGCAGAACGTCCACGCCGAGCCTGCGCAAGGTGGAGGATGCGGCGGTCAGTCCTTCTTCGTATTCTACCGTCGGCCAAGTATAGCGGGCCTGCAGTTCTTGAAGTCGTTCGTCCTTGGCTAAGGTTTGTGCGCTTATTTTTTGTCACCCCAACACATCACTGGCAGCGGGGCCGGCATCTCGCCCAGGCTCCGAGCGCGGCACGATGCCTTGCGCGCCCCGAAGCGTCCGTCCGCCCTGGAAAATCCCGCCATTGTACGCAACTCGGCGGGTTTCTTACTACCCCCTACCACGGTCCGAAGCGCGAGGCCGGTACCCTGCCGCCGCGGCGTTTGGAAATGCCGGGCCGGCGGCGCCAAAGGCGCCGCGCCACTGGCGTCGGGTCGATCCGCGTCAACTACTCTGAGCGATGAATCCGTGGGCGAGAGCGGGAAAGAGGGCGGAAAGCCCGTTGGCGATGAAGGTCACCGCAATGGAAGCGAGGACCAGCCCAAAGATACGCGTGGAGATATTGATGCCCGTGACCCCCAAGCGTCGCGACAAGGGTCCCGCCAGACGCAGGGCGACATAGGCTACCCCGGCAATGGCCAGGATATCCAGCACCAGGAGGCCGCTGGACAGCCAGGAACTGCTCTTGTGATGGGCGATGATGACGGTGATCATGGTACCCGGTCCGGCGAGGAGCGGGATGGCCAAGGGAACGACGGCAACGTCCTCCTTTTGCATGCCTTCGGCGGCCTCTTCCGGCGTGTGTCGGTAGCGACTGGATTTGGCCTGTAACATGTTGAAAGCAAGCAGCATCAGTACCATGCCTCCCGCCACCTGGAATGCGGCGATACTGATCCCGAAGAATTGCAGGATGTACTCACCGAGAAAGGCCGATATCAGCAAAACGATGGCCACCGCCCGCGCTGCCAGGCGCGCCGTGGCCAGGCGCTGTGGCGGGGTTTCATCGCTGGTCAGGGCAATGAAGATGGGGATTGCACCGACGGGATTGAGAATGGCGACCAGGGCGATGAAGGTCTGCAAAGCGGCATGAAACTGATCGGCGACGCTCATTCCTCACCCCCTCGCGGCGGCTGAGGGTGGGCACGAAAGCGCGCGTCGGGACGGTACAGCAACACGGCGGTGGACTTCCCTCTTGAAAATCGTGGCCAGTGGTCGTATTTATACTTCAGCAAATTCTGCTGTTCAGAACCGTGGAGAATACCACAATGCCAACCTACGAGTATGTATGCAAGGACTGCGGGCATGCCCTGAGTGTCGAGCAGCGCATGTCCGATGCGCGCTTGGTGGATTGTCCCGCCTGCGGCCAGCCGGGTCTGGAGCGGCAGCTGGCGGCGGGCGGCTTTGCCCTGAAGGGCACTGGCTGGTATCAGACGGACTTCAAGGGGGGAAGCAAAACGGTCAGCAGCGCGCCCAGTGAGTCGGCGGCGCCACCCTGTGCCGGCGGTAGTTGCGCCTGTCATTGACGTCGCCGGCGGCGCAGGACAACATGTACAGGCCCTTCGGGGCCTTTTTCCTTATCTGGGCCAGACTCACATGCGCACACATTACTCCAACGAAACCGGAACCGAGCTCATCGGTTCGGAAATCATTCTCTGCGGCTGGGTGCAACGGCGCCGCGACCATGGCGGTGTCATCTTCCTCGACCTGCGGGATCGCGAGGGGCTCATACAGATCGTTGTCGATCCCAGTCAGGAGGAGGCCTTTGCCCTGGCCGAGCAGGTCCGCTCCGAGTACGTGCTGCGCGTGCGCGGTCCGCTGCGGGCGCGCCCTGCCGGGAGTGAGAATCCCGACATCGCCAGTGGCGCCGTCGAACTGCAGGCGGTGGCCATCGAGGTCCTCAATCGTTCCGAGCCCCTGCCCTTTCCCCTGGACGAGGACGGCATCAGCGAAAACCTGCGTCTCAAATACCGCTACCTGGACCTGCGCCGCCCAGAGATGGCAGGGCGCCTGCGGCTGCGCCACCAGGTCAATCGCTACCTCCGCCGGTACTTGGACGAGCGCGGCTTCGTCGACGTGGAGACGCCGATCCTGACCCGCTCGACGCCGGAGGGTGCGCGCGATTACCTGGTCCCCTCACGGACCCAGCCAGGCCATTTCTTTGCTTTGCCCCAGAGCCCGCAGATATTCAAACAACTGCTCATGGTCGGCGGACTGGAACGCTATTATCAGATAACCCGCTGCTTTCGCGATGAGGATCTGCGCGCCGACCGGCAACCGGAATTCACCCAGGTGGATATCGAGGCCTCCTTCGTGGACGAGGCGGCGGTCATGGCCATTGCCGAGCCCATGATCCGCGGTCTCTTTCGAGAGCTTCTGGATGTCGATCTGGGCGATCCCTTCCCGCGCATGCCCTATGCCGAGGCCATCCGCCGCTACGGTGTCGATCGCCCGGACCTGCGCAATCCCCTGGAGCTGACCGAGCTGACGGACCTGGCCCGGACCGTGGAATTCAAGGTCTTCCGCGCCGCGGCCGAACTGCCACAGGGGCGGGTGGCCTGCCTGCGCGTACCGGGGGGAGCGGATCTCAGTCGCACCCAGATCGACGCCTATACCGAGTTTGCTGCCATCTATGGGGCCAAAGGTCTCGCCTGGATCAAGATCAATGCCCTCGATGGCGGCAGCGAGGGTCTGCAATCGCCCATCGTCAAATTTCTGCCCGAAACCTTCCTGCAGGAGATGCTCCAGCGCAGTGGCGCCCAGGTGGGGGACATTCTTTTCTTTGGCGCCGATCGCGCAAAGATCGTCAACGAGACCCTGGGTAACCTGCGCAACCGCGTTGCCGCAGATCGCGGACTGCTGGAGGGGGGTTGGCGAGCGGTGTGGATCACGGATTTCCCCATGTTCGAATACGATGACCAGGAAGACCGTTGGGTATCCACCCACCACCCCTTCACGGCCCCGCAGGAGGGGAGTCTTGGGCTGTTGCAGAGCCATCCCGAGAAGGCCCTGGCGAGGGCCTACGATCTCGTACTCAACGGCAACGAGATCGGCGGTGGTAGCATTCGCATCCACCGCCGCGAGGTGCAGGAACAGGTCTTTGCCGCCCTGGGCATCGACCCGGAAGAAGCACGCGACAAGTTTGGCTTTCTCCTGGACGCCCTCAGCTACGGTGCTCCTCCCCACGGCGGGCTGGCCTTTGGCCTGGATCGTCTGGTCATGCTGATGAGCGGGGCAGACACCATCCGCGATGTCATCGCCTTCCCGAAAACCCAGAAGGCGGGCTGCCTGCTGACGGATGCACCCAACCGCGTCGCCGAGCGCCAGCTGCGCGAGCTGGGCATTCGCCTGCGTCCCGGCGTGCTGGACGATGGCCAAGCTTCCTAGATCCGTGCTCGTGCTGGTGCACACCAGCGACGCGGTGCTGCTCCTGGAGCGGCTGCAGCCCGCAGGCTTCTGGCAATCGGTGACGGGCAGTCTCGAGCCGGGCGAGGACTGGGAGGATGCTGCGCGCCGAGAGCTCGAGGAGGAGACGGGCTTTCCCGCAGAGGGGCTGGTGGATACCGGGGTACGCAACCTCTTTCCCATCCTGCCTCCCTGGCGCGATCGTTACCCGGCGGACGTACGGGACAACGAAGAGCGGGTCTTCACCCTGGCCCTATCCAAGCAGCACCGCCCGCGACTGCAGCCGGCGGAACACTGCGCCTTTGCCTGGTTGACGCCGTTGGAGGCGGCCCGTCGCTGCGGCTCGGCCACCAATCGGGATGCCATCCTGCGGCAGTTCCATCGCGTTCTTGACGTGCGTTCCCTGGCCTCGTAGCGTGACGGATGGACCGCCATGGGTGGCGGTCCGGGAGAGCATGGATGAGTGTGGAAAGCGTGAGGCTCTATGTGGATCGGCCGGCGGTCGCTGCCGCTCTGGATGCCCGAATACGCGCGGCCAAGCGGGCCCTGGGCGAGCGCTTGGTCATTCTTGGGCACCACTATCAACGGGAAGAGGTCTATCGGCACGCCGATTTTCACGGCGACTCCCTTCAGCTGTCGCGGGCTGCGGCGCACCAGAAGGCTGAGTTCATCGTGTTCTGCGGCGTCCACTTCATGGCCGAGGTCGCCGACATTTTGAGCCGCCCGGACCAGATCAGCATTTTGCCGGACCTCAACGCCGGCTGCGCCATGGCCGACATGGCCAGTATCGAGCAGGTGGAGCGGGCCTGGACCGAACTGCGCAGCGTATTGGACCCCGACCGCGAGATCACGCCGGTCACCTACGTCAATTCTTCTGCTGCCCTGAAGGCCTTCTGCGGCGATCACGGCGGTACCGTCTGCACTTCGTCCAACGCCCGCAAGGTGCTGGAGTGGGCCTTTGCGCAACGGCCCAAGGCGCTGTTCTTCCCAGACCAGCACCTGGGGCGATGGACCGGCCACCAGCTGGGCATACCGCTGCGCGACATGCCGGTCTGGGACCCC from Acidithiobacillus caldus ATCC 51756 carries:
- the nadA gene encoding quinolinate synthase NadA, whose translation is MSVESVRLYVDRPAVAAALDARIRAAKRALGERLVILGHHYQREEVYRHADFHGDSLQLSRAAAHQKAEFIVFCGVHFMAEVADILSRPDQISILPDLNAGCAMADMASIEQVERAWTELRSVLDPDREITPVTYVNSSAALKAFCGDHGGTVCTSSNARKVLEWAFAQRPKALFFPDQHLGRWTGHQLGIPLRDMPVWDPNLPLGGLQPEEIRSARILLWKGHCSVHQMFQPAHIQRWREAHPEGKVIAHPESAFEVCAASDYVGSTDFILKTVKAAAPGSEWLVGTEINLVSRLAEEVRGENKRVEFMSPMVCMCSTMFRIDPEQLAETLEDLVAGKVRNRIQVPPATADSARRALDRMLEVS
- the aspS gene encoding aspartate--tRNA ligase produces the protein MRTHYSNETGTELIGSEIILCGWVQRRRDHGGVIFLDLRDREGLIQIVVDPSQEEAFALAEQVRSEYVLRVRGPLRARPAGSENPDIASGAVELQAVAIEVLNRSEPLPFPLDEDGISENLRLKYRYLDLRRPEMAGRLRLRHQVNRYLRRYLDERGFVDVETPILTRSTPEGARDYLVPSRTQPGHFFALPQSPQIFKQLLMVGGLERYYQITRCFRDEDLRADRQPEFTQVDIEASFVDEAAVMAIAEPMIRGLFRELLDVDLGDPFPRMPYAEAIRRYGVDRPDLRNPLELTELTDLARTVEFKVFRAAAELPQGRVACLRVPGGADLSRTQIDAYTEFAAIYGAKGLAWIKINALDGGSEGLQSPIVKFLPETFLQEMLQRSGAQVGDILFFGADRAKIVNETLGNLRNRVAADRGLLEGGWRAVWITDFPMFEYDDQEDRWVSTHHPFTAPQEGSLGLLQSHPEKALARAYDLVLNGNEIGGGSIRIHRREVQEQVFAALGIDPEEARDKFGFLLDALSYGAPPHGGLAFGLDRLVMLMSGADTIRDVIAFPKTQKAGCLLTDAPNRVAERQLRELGIRLRPGVLDDGQAS
- a CDS encoding MarC family protein, which gives rise to MSVADQFHAALQTFIALVAILNPVGAIPIFIALTSDETPPQRLATARLAARAVAIVLLISAFLGEYILQFFGISIAAFQVAGGMVLMLLAFNMLQAKSSRYRHTPEEAAEGMQKEDVAVVPLAIPLLAGPGTMITVIIAHHKSSSWLSSGLLVLDILAIAGVAYVALRLAGPLSRRLGVTGINISTRIFGLVLASIAVTFIANGLSALFPALAHGFIAQSS
- a CDS encoding FmdB family zinc ribbon protein; the protein is MPTYEYVCKDCGHALSVEQRMSDARLVDCPACGQPGLERQLAAGGFALKGTGWYQTDFKGGSKTVSSAPSESAAPPCAGGSCACH
- the nudB gene encoding dihydroneopterin triphosphate diphosphatase, encoding MAKLPRSVLVLVHTSDAVLLLERLQPAGFWQSVTGSLEPGEDWEDAARRELEEETGFPAEGLVDTGVRNLFPILPPWRDRYPADVRDNEERVFTLALSKQHRPRLQPAEHCAFAWLTPLEAARRCGSATNRDAILRQFHRVLDVRSLAS
- a CDS encoding DUF202 domain-containing protein, with product MSAQTLAKDERLQELQARYTWPTVEYEEGLTAASSTLRRLGVDVLRRELWLPISWDKDRAEVIVCDPENPALVEHIRNVLGVSELRFRVATREDLVRLIENSADLNAHFPVSGGRTPLARVRTYLAALRTRYAAQRTRFARSRTGLALARTGLTFISIAVAFLRFFGGGTLLFFELPLLVLGVLAIIDGILWYWPARRESRQIRDYPPYDIPPEYSALEVDTADGRWRFRRSPVVPTATALREDWDALSPVERRRFLANDRTDLAEERTILAYLRVMMARARTGLAFARTGIAFAGIGIAFVRKFPPGPWSVFDWSLIGIGIVMLVEGFLWYHPGRHAANHALAVVAKKRDHVGLWDRIFPSSCLYRQGVDPVAEASGVAAQPGVYATTGLALERTTLADKRNAMSRLRTVMARARTGMAFIRTGFSLMTVGAGLYIYFHFARQEDLWWTLFDAGLVLVGLYLIVDGLFWYLPAERAKRRSPFVAPHFEIADADYSLPKSMWTREHYHRES
- a CDS encoding GspE/PulE/PilB domain-containing protein, which encodes MNPEPSPYAGLVDSGHLSPAQWQAAQESASRRQIPVERVLLRDFGLSRCALLEVLSRHYACPFVQYDERLPVPTSLFAGLDPKMLRAEAWFPVRQLGDTVVVAAAVPDSPTMRAQVRTTLSAANYEFRVALREDIHWYIQDYLHAAAPLLIGIERTGLAYWRNTMALWRTKLAAHRTAHARARTSMKLLRWGLAMVALAHVLTHLRDNILSPYYLPILVVGIVLAAIGLFDYLQVRGSRMDLPCQKELIRITAANVRFTERYHLAERPCQAQDDTHLARLAATIPPYCSIIPPVPASKERTYLARERNMLAAQRTIASSHRTSYARARTGLSLIRTGVAFIGLGIAIHKMLGVSPYGFSEYLLMGAGVLMLVDGLIWYLPVRRLKYGIGREIKP